The sequence below is a genomic window from Bacteroidales bacterium.
ACTTCGCAAGTTACAGGAACCATGATTTCTGGATGAGGTTTCTTTCCTTCTTTAATTAATTCAACAGTTGCTTCGAAAATGGCACGAATCTGCATTTCAGAAACTTCAGGATAAGTAACACCCAGACGAACTCCACGATGCCCCATCATCGGATTTGATTCATGTAATGCTTCACCGCGTTTTGCAACTGCTTCGGTAGAAATATTTAATGACCTTGCCAATTCAGCTTGTTTTTCCGGGTTTTGAGGAACAAACTCATGTAATGGCGGGTCAAGCAATCTGAATGTTACAGGCAAAGTATCCATTGCCAATAATGTAGCTTTTATATCTTTCTTAACATAAACGAATAATTCGTTAAGAGCTTTTATGCGTTCATCAAGACCATCACTCAGAATCATTTTGCGCAATGCTTCCAATGGTTTTTCAGAACCTTCGCCGTAGAACATGTGCTCTGTACGGAATAAACCAATACCTTCTGCTCCATAATCACGAGCAATTTTTGCATCGGCAGGAGAATCAGCATTTGTGCGAACTCCCATTGTGCGGTATTTATCAACTATTTTCATGAAAGTTTTGAAACGAGGGTTTTCAGAAGCATCCATTAGTTTTAATGCTGTCTGGTAAACATGACCTTTAGTTCCGTTCAATGTAACTGTATAACCTTCTTTCAATACAATGTTTGTGCCTTCAATTTTTGCTGTTTTAGAAGCAGCGTCAACATGCAACTTACCTGCACCAACTATACAACACTTACCCCAGCCGCGGGCAACAAGAGCAGCGTGAGAAGTCATACCGCCACGGGCAGTAAGAATGCCAACTGCAGCACGCATGCCTTCAACATCTTCAGGATTTGTTTCTTCACGAAGCAAGATAACTTTTTCGCCTTTTCTTTCCCAAGCAACTGCATCTTCCGCAGTAAAAACTAATTTTCCGACAGCAGCACCAGGACCTGCAGGCAAACCTTTTACGAGAACAGATACTTTCTTTTCTTCTGTAGGGTCGCAAATAGGATGCAACAGTTCATCTAACTGAGCAGGGTCAACACGCATTACCACAGTTTCTTCATTAATAAGTTTTTCTTTTAACATGTCCATCGCCATGTTCAATCCTGCAGTACCGGTGCGTTTGCCTACACGGCATTGTAACATATATAATTTACCTTCCTGAATTGTAAACTCAATGTCAAGCATATCTTTGTAATTTTTTTCAAGAATTGCGCGGACATTGCATAATTCTTTGTAAGTAGCTGGCATTGATTCCTGCATACTCTTTAAATGTTTATTTTGGTCGTTCTTTGTGTCATTATTAAGTGGGTTTGGCGTACGTATACCTGCAACAACATCTTCTCCCTGAGCATTAATCAGCCACTCTCCATAAAACAAATTTTCACCGGTTGCAGGATTACGGGTAAAAGCAACACCTGTTGCTGATGTATCGCCCATATTTCCAAATACCATTGCCTGCACGTTAACTGCTGTACCCCAATCATCAGGAATACCTTCAATTCTTCTGTAAGAAACCGCTTTTTTACCATTCCAGCTTTTGAAAACTGCTTTAATACCACCAAACAATTGCTCTTTTGCGTTATCAGGAAATTCTTTTCCTAATTCACTTTTTACTTTTTTCTTGAATTCTTCAGCTAAATATTTCAAATCATCAGCTGTTAATTGTGTATCTTCTTTTACATTCTTTTTCTTTTTGTATTCGTTAAGCATATCGTCTAATTTCTTACGAATGTCTTTGTCAAGTCCCTCTGCTTTGTCCATAACAACATCAGCATACATCATTATCAATCTTCTGTATGAATCCCAAACAAAACGAGGATTGTTGGTTTTTTTGATTAATGCAGGAATAGTAGTTGTACTCAGACCAACATTAAGTACTGTATCCATCATACCAGGCATTGATGCTCTTGCTCCGGAACGACAAGATAGTAATAATGGGTTATTTGCATCTCCATATTTCATGCCCATTGCAGCTTCAACTTTTTTCATTCCAGCCATAACTTCACTTTCTAATGATTTCGGAAGCGAACATTTATTTGCATAATAATCGGTACAACATTCTGTTGTAATTGATAAACCCGCAGGCACAGGAAGTCCTAAATTTACCATTTCAGCAAGGTTAGCACCTTTGCCGCCAAGCAGATTTTTCATCTCAGCTTTGCCTTCGGCTTTCTTTCCGCCAAAGTAATATACATATTTTTTTGCCATATTTAATAGTTTTTTAATTAGTAGTTTCTTTTTTTTATTATGTTATCAAAGCAAATTAAGATAAAAAAAATATTAATTACAAAATTTATTACAATATTATAATGATTTCTTTTTTGTAATATATTTTTTACTATTTTTAACCCGAAAAG
It includes:
- the ppdK gene encoding pyruvate, phosphate dikinase, which encodes MAKKYVYYFGGKKAEGKAEMKNLLGGKGANLAEMVNLGLPVPAGLSITTECCTDYYANKCSLPKSLESEVMAGMKKVEAAMGMKYGDANNPLLLSCRSGARASMPGMMDTVLNVGLSTTTIPALIKKTNNPRFVWDSYRRLIMMYADVVMDKAEGLDKDIRKKLDDMLNEYKKKKNVKEDTQLTADDLKYLAEEFKKKVKSELGKEFPDNAKEQLFGGIKAVFKSWNGKKAVSYRRIEGIPDDWGTAVNVQAMVFGNMGDTSATGVAFTRNPATGENLFYGEWLINAQGEDVVAGIRTPNPLNNDTKNDQNKHLKSMQESMPATYKELCNVRAILEKNYKDMLDIEFTIQEGKLYMLQCRVGKRTGTAGLNMAMDMLKEKLINEETVVMRVDPAQLDELLHPICDPTEEKKVSVLVKGLPAGPGAAVGKLVFTAEDAVAWERKGEKVILLREETNPEDVEGMRAAVGILTARGGMTSHAALVARGWGKCCIVGAGKLHVDAASKTAKIEGTNIVLKEGYTVTLNGTKGHVYQTALKLMDASENPRFKTFMKIVDKYRTMGVRTNADSPADAKIARDYGAEGIGLFRTEHMFYGEGSEKPLEALRKMILSDGLDERIKALNELFVYVKKDIKATLLAMDTLPVTFRLLDPPLHEFVPQNPEKQAELARSLNISTEAVAKRGEALHESNPMMGHRGVRLGVTYPEVSEMQIRAIFEATVELIKEGKKPHPEIMVPVTCEVAELDFTKKIADRVFAEVCEKFKVKSINYLYGTMIEIPRACLLADRMAKTAQFFSFGTNDLTQMSFGFSRDDIGGFMNEYLDQKILAADPFQTIDQDGVGQLIEMAVTKGRSTRKELKVGICGEQGGDPASVEFCFKTGLSYVSCSPFRVPIARLAAAQSAIKASKKKIEKKSTKVASKSRKIAYA